The following proteins are co-located in the Arctopsyche grandis isolate Sample6627 chromosome 3, ASM5162203v2, whole genome shotgun sequence genome:
- the slmo gene encoding PRELI domain containing slowmo — MRIWTSEHTFNHPWETVTQAAWRKYPNPMNPAVIATDVVERTVVDGVLHTHRLVSSKWYFPRWAQALIGSAKVCYASEKSVVNPSLREMTLKTINLSFCRYIAVDETLRYVPHPTDSSKTLLKQEAVVTVQGVPLTNYMEDVLTNKISLNAGKGRQAIEWVIDKIDAEVKEITSSACKSTDEIFNSTKKSIDDITTTARKSMDDISTKAKKSLDDIQQMTSSANA, encoded by the exons ATGAGGATCTGGACCTCCGAACACACCTTCAA CCATCCGTGGGAGACGGTAACTCAAGCAGCATGGCGTAAATATCCCAACCCCATGAATCCTGCTGTGATTGCCACAGATGTGGTAGAACGAACTGTGGTGGATGGAGTACTCCACACGCATCGACTTGTCAGCTCGAAATGGTACTTTCCCCGATGGGCTCAAGCT ctGATCGGATCGGCGAAAGTTTGCTATGCCAGTGAAAAATCAGTAGTAAATCCGTCACTCCGAGAAATGACCCTCAAAACAATAAACCTCAGTTTCTGCAGATACATAGCTGTCGATGAAACACTTCGATACGTCCCACATCCGACCGATTCATCAAAAACATTGTTAAAACAGGAGGCTGTCGTCACAGTTCAG GGAGTGCCACTCACTAACTATATGGAGGATGTTTTGACAAACAAAATTTCACTAAATGCTGGAAAAGGCCGCCAAGCTATTGAATGGGTCATCGATAAAATCGACGCTGAAGTAAAAGAAATTACATCATCAGCCTGTAAAAGCACAGACGAAATCTTCAATTCAACCAAAAAGTCGATAGACGATATCACAACAACGGCGCGTAAATCGATGGATGACATATCCACCAAAGCAAAAAAGTCACTAGATGATATTCAGCAAATGACGTCGTCTGCCAACGCTTGA
- the mdy gene encoding diacylglycerol O-acyltransferase isoform X1, whose product MGHVEQPHQQVPSGGDPDEKTLRFRRAQSVTRAEEITEKEQKARKSQHDKPCHKPQDSLFSWSSGFDNFTGFVNWGFLLLSMGGIRLFLENLIKYGIMVDPLQWFVVLTGQNIEGREHPSIVLLVYCCVPIVICLLIEKAISVGIFSHKLGSWIHIINIFFLVSLPVIVIHLKADQFSLIGGMSVSMLYLVVFLKLWSYIQVNFWCREAIKKASAKSTLRRQSLSAPHWILSDWEDPDLVHDQSLEDEKNGTQEEIDQSIVKYPDNLNIKDIFYFILAPTLCYELNFPRTTRIRKRFLVKRILEVFLGIHLIMALFQQWMIPSVQNSLIPFTKMDYMHLTERLLKLAIPNHLIWLCFFYLMFHSFLNLMGELLHFADRNFYNDWWNANNIDTFWRTWNMPVHRWAVRHVYIPVVRRGHSKSVAGIIVFFISAFFHEYLVSVPIQTYRIWAFTGMMAQVPLSYVSRYVEKHYGARWGNIIVWSSIILGQPLAIMMYYHDYVISHFT is encoded by the exons ATGGGTCACGTGGAGCAGCCGCACCAACAGGTCCCCTCAGGAGGGGACCCAGACGAGAAGACGTTGAGGTTTCGAAGGGCTCAGAGCGTCACCAGAGCCGAGGAAATCACTGAGAAAGAGCAGAAGGCCAGAAAATCGCAACACGACAAGCC atgtcACAAACCACAAGATTCGCTATTCTCATGGAGTTCAGGTTTCGACAATTTCACTGGATTCGTCAATTGGGGATTCCTGTTATTATCCATGGGCGGGATTCGTCTGTTTTTAGAAAATCTtatcaa ATATGGAATTATGGTTGATCCATTACAATGGTTTGTCGTTCTTACTGGACAAAATATAGAAGGCAGAGAACATCCTTCGATAGTATTATTAGtgt ATTGTTGTGTTCCTATagtaatatgtttattaattgaaaaagcgATATCAGTG ggGATATTTTCACATAAGCTTGGATCGTGGAttcatataattaatatatttttccttGTGTCGCTCCCCGTTATAGTAATCCACCTCAAAGCGGATCAGTTTAGTTTAA ttGGTGGTATGTCAGTTAGTATGTTATATTTAGTGGTGTTTTTGAAATTGTGGAGTTACATTCAAGTAAATTTCTGGTGCAGGGAAGCTATAAAAAAGGCTTCAGCTAAGAGTACTCTTCGGCGTCAGAGTTTGTCAGCTCCACACTGGA TTTTGTCAGATTGGGAAGATCCAGATTTAGTACATGATC AATCACTTGAGGATGAAAAGAATGGTACTCAAGAGGAGATAGATCAATCTATTGTGAAATATCCAGATAATTTGAACATCaaggatatattttatttcattttggcTCCAACGCTATGCTATGAATTGAACTTTCCAAGAACAACACG AATTCGAAAACGATTTTTGGTTAAACGGATACTCGAAGTGTTTTTAGGCATACATTTGATAATGGCTCTATTTCAACAATGGATGATTCCATCCGTgcaaaattctttgattccattCACAAAAATGGATTATATGCATTTAACAGAGAGACTGTTAAAATTAgct atCCCCAATCATTTGATTTGGCTGTGTTTCTTTTATCTTATGTTCCACTCTTTCCTAAACTTAATGGGAGAACTTTTGCATTTTGCTGACCGCAACTTTTACAATGACTGGTGGAATGCCAACAATATTGATACTTTCTGGCGTACATGGAATATGCCCGTGCATCGTTGGGCAGTACGACACGTGTACATCCCCGTAGTCCGCAGGGGACATAGCAAAAGTGTAGCTGGAATTATTGTTTTCTTCATTTCGGCATTCTTTCACGAATACTTG GTGAGCGTACCCATCCAAACATACAGGATTTGGGCATTTACAGGTATGATGGCTCAAGTACCGTTATCATATGTTTCTAGATATGTGGAAAAACACTATGGAGCTAGATGGGGAAACATCATAGTGTGGAGCTCTATTATTTTGGGTCAACCGTTAGCTATCATGATGTATTATCACGATTACGTAATCAGTCATTTTACGTGA
- the mdy gene encoding diacylglycerol O-acyltransferase isoform X2 → MGHVEQPHQQVPSGGDPDEKTLRFRRAQSVTRAEEITEKEQKARKSQHDKPCHKPQDSLFSWSSGFDNFTGFVNWGFLLLSMGGIRLFLENLIKYGIMVDPLQWFVVLTGQNIEGREHPSIVLLVYCCVPIVICLLIEKAISVGIFSHKLGSWIHIINIFFLVSLPVIVIHLKADQFSLIGGMSVSMLYLVVFLKLWSYIQVNFWCREAIKKASAKSTLRRQSLSAPHWKSLEDEKNGTQEEIDQSIVKYPDNLNIKDIFYFILAPTLCYELNFPRTTRIRKRFLVKRILEVFLGIHLIMALFQQWMIPSVQNSLIPFTKMDYMHLTERLLKLAIPNHLIWLCFFYLMFHSFLNLMGELLHFADRNFYNDWWNANNIDTFWRTWNMPVHRWAVRHVYIPVVRRGHSKSVAGIIVFFISAFFHEYLVSVPIQTYRIWAFTGMMAQVPLSYVSRYVEKHYGARWGNIIVWSSIILGQPLAIMMYYHDYVISHFT, encoded by the exons ATGGGTCACGTGGAGCAGCCGCACCAACAGGTCCCCTCAGGAGGGGACCCAGACGAGAAGACGTTGAGGTTTCGAAGGGCTCAGAGCGTCACCAGAGCCGAGGAAATCACTGAGAAAGAGCAGAAGGCCAGAAAATCGCAACACGACAAGCC atgtcACAAACCACAAGATTCGCTATTCTCATGGAGTTCAGGTTTCGACAATTTCACTGGATTCGTCAATTGGGGATTCCTGTTATTATCCATGGGCGGGATTCGTCTGTTTTTAGAAAATCTtatcaa ATATGGAATTATGGTTGATCCATTACAATGGTTTGTCGTTCTTACTGGACAAAATATAGAAGGCAGAGAACATCCTTCGATAGTATTATTAGtgt ATTGTTGTGTTCCTATagtaatatgtttattaattgaaaaagcgATATCAGTG ggGATATTTTCACATAAGCTTGGATCGTGGAttcatataattaatatatttttccttGTGTCGCTCCCCGTTATAGTAATCCACCTCAAAGCGGATCAGTTTAGTTTAA ttGGTGGTATGTCAGTTAGTATGTTATATTTAGTGGTGTTTTTGAAATTGTGGAGTTACATTCAAGTAAATTTCTGGTGCAGGGAAGCTATAAAAAAGGCTTCAGCTAAGAGTACTCTTCGGCGTCAGAGTTTGTCAGCTCCACACTGGA AATCACTTGAGGATGAAAAGAATGGTACTCAAGAGGAGATAGATCAATCTATTGTGAAATATCCAGATAATTTGAACATCaaggatatattttatttcattttggcTCCAACGCTATGCTATGAATTGAACTTTCCAAGAACAACACG AATTCGAAAACGATTTTTGGTTAAACGGATACTCGAAGTGTTTTTAGGCATACATTTGATAATGGCTCTATTTCAACAATGGATGATTCCATCCGTgcaaaattctttgattccattCACAAAAATGGATTATATGCATTTAACAGAGAGACTGTTAAAATTAgct atCCCCAATCATTTGATTTGGCTGTGTTTCTTTTATCTTATGTTCCACTCTTTCCTAAACTTAATGGGAGAACTTTTGCATTTTGCTGACCGCAACTTTTACAATGACTGGTGGAATGCCAACAATATTGATACTTTCTGGCGTACATGGAATATGCCCGTGCATCGTTGGGCAGTACGACACGTGTACATCCCCGTAGTCCGCAGGGGACATAGCAAAAGTGTAGCTGGAATTATTGTTTTCTTCATTTCGGCATTCTTTCACGAATACTTG GTGAGCGTACCCATCCAAACATACAGGATTTGGGCATTTACAGGTATGATGGCTCAAGTACCGTTATCATATGTTTCTAGATATGTGGAAAAACACTATGGAGCTAGATGGGGAAACATCATAGTGTGGAGCTCTATTATTTTGGGTCAACCGTTAGCTATCATGATGTATTATCACGATTACGTAATCAGTCATTTTACGTGA